The following coding sequences are from one Leptolyngbya sp. NIES-3755 window:
- a CDS encoding beta-lactamase-like protein (similar to AA sequence:cyanobase_aa:LBDG_53340) yields the protein MPPESSIPPQSRTPKPPRPVFSEEVCPGITPIFAFPPNRDTLGGTSYLIVEKDGNLVIDSPAWDENTRSFLDSQGGVRKLIITHRGGMGKVREFQETFGCEVIVQEQEAYLLPNVKVTAFQDSLEINSEIRVIWTSGHSPGSTCVYSSACGGILFTGRHLIPNNQGDPVPLRTAKTFHWNRQIRHVRKLLEMFDPETLRFICPGASSGLLRGKFAIDNAYSKLAQLDLETCLKAEPLNLG from the coding sequence GTGCCACCAGAATCTTCAATCCCGCCGCAGTCCCGAACGCCGAAACCGCCACGCCCCGTGTTTTCGGAAGAAGTTTGTCCTGGCATTACACCGATCTTTGCGTTTCCACCCAATCGGGATACGCTCGGTGGTACATCCTATCTCATTGTAGAAAAAGATGGAAATTTGGTCATTGATTCGCCAGCGTGGGATGAAAATACTCGATCGTTTCTCGATTCCCAAGGCGGGGTTCGGAAACTCATCATCACGCATCGTGGCGGAATGGGAAAGGTGCGGGAATTTCAAGAGACGTTTGGCTGTGAGGTGATTGTGCAGGAACAAGAGGCGTATTTGCTGCCGAATGTAAAAGTTACTGCGTTTCAGGACAGTCTTGAGATCAATTCAGAAATTCGAGTGATCTGGACTTCGGGACATTCACCGGGATCAACTTGTGTGTACTCCTCTGCTTGCGGTGGGATTCTGTTTACTGGACGGCATTTAATCCCAAATAATCAAGGTGATCCTGTTCCGCTTAGAACTGCAAAAACATTTCACTGGAATCGCCAAATTCGTCATGTTCGCAAGCTTCTAGAAATGTTCGATCCAGAAACATTGCGATTTATTTGTCCGGGAGCGAGTTCGGGATTATTGCGAGGGAAATTCGCGATCGACAACGCTTATTCCAAATTGGCACAACTCGATCTAGAAACTTGTCTAAAAGCTGAACCGCTGAATCTAGGATAG
- a CDS encoding putative membrane-associated Zn-dependent protease 1 (similar to AA sequence:cyanobase_aa:LBDG_53330) has translation MIWLLLLGLITYLFITQWVASLTRTPVWLLWLVAMLPVFVMVVWTIVFRGQTMPTQYSIVLFAGCLVLYLYLIQRGRIARSAMDTEPPVPSEPTPEIQPPNLASLRPLNPAEETSLQTCFPWSVFYLRHLEYHPQGVVCRGQLRTAPDVAYRTVRENVEAQFGDRFDVIFQEYHPGEPFFELVLNPAATIEGRNPQVLIRPGSAIVLALLTFFTTNWAGLQVVGRVPTIDALMENGLPYSIPILFFFAARSFGQFITARKYKIAITLPCFVPIIPLPFFPVGTIGAFTQLKSRIPDRKALFDIGLVGAFLGLTISIPILAWGLVQSSVVALPSQGGLFNFQALDPRFSILLAIFGKLAIGRELTPDAAIRLHPTAIAGWVGVLFTAFNLMPIGQLDGGRMIHAVFGRRIGARIGRISRFLLLGFAIVYPHLLLWAFLLLLLPALNEPTLNDVLEVDSFRDIVGLMALVILIILVLPAPKFLTTALGM, from the coding sequence ATGATTTGGCTTTTGCTTCTCGGATTAATCACATACCTGTTCATCACGCAGTGGGTCGCCAGTCTCACCCGAACCCCAGTTTGGTTATTGTGGCTGGTGGCGATGCTGCCTGTGTTTGTCATGGTCGTGTGGACGATCGTATTCCGAGGACAAACGATGCCGACCCAATACTCGATCGTGCTCTTCGCTGGATGCTTGGTGCTGTATCTCTACCTGATTCAGCGTGGACGAATTGCTCGATCGGCAATGGACACTGAGCCACCCGTCCCTTCAGAGCCGACCCCTGAGATTCAACCGCCTAATCTAGCGAGTTTGCGACCCCTCAATCCTGCCGAAGAAACGAGTTTACAAACCTGCTTTCCTTGGTCAGTATTCTATTTGCGGCATTTGGAGTATCACCCGCAAGGAGTGGTCTGTCGAGGTCAGTTGCGGACGGCTCCAGATGTGGCTTATCGAACAGTGCGAGAAAATGTTGAGGCGCAATTTGGCGATCGCTTTGATGTAATTTTTCAGGAGTATCATCCTGGAGAACCGTTTTTTGAATTGGTGCTGAATCCAGCAGCGACGATCGAGGGAAGAAATCCGCAGGTTTTGATTCGTCCTGGATCTGCGATCGTTCTAGCGCTTTTGACGTTCTTTACAACGAATTGGGCGGGCTTACAAGTCGTTGGACGAGTTCCGACGATCGACGCTTTGATGGAAAATGGACTTCCTTATTCAATTCCCATTTTGTTCTTTTTTGCAGCTCGAAGTTTTGGACAATTCATCACCGCTCGAAAGTACAAAATTGCGATTACGCTGCCGTGTTTTGTGCCGATTATTCCGCTGCCGTTTTTCCCAGTTGGGACGATCGGCGCGTTCACTCAGTTGAAATCACGGATTCCCGATCGTAAAGCGCTTTTCGATATTGGCTTGGTTGGCGCATTTTTGGGATTGACGATCAGTATTCCAATCCTCGCTTGGGGATTGGTACAGTCGAGCGTAGTGGCGTTACCGAGTCAAGGCGGACTCTTCAACTTTCAGGCACTTGATCCAAGATTTTCGATTCTGTTAGCGATTTTTGGCAAGTTAGCGATCGGGCGTGAGTTGACTCCTGATGCTGCGATCCGATTACATCCAACTGCGATCGCGGGTTGGGTTGGGGTCTTATTTACAGCGTTTAATTTAATGCCGATCGGTCAATTAGATGGCGGTCGCATGATTCACGCAGTCTTTGGGCGAAGAATCGGAGCCAGAATCGGACGAATTTCGCGATTTTTACTTTTGGGATTTGCGATCGTATATCCGCATTTATTACTCTGGGCATTTTTATTACTATTATTGCCAGCATTGAATGAACCGACATTGAATGATGTGCTTGAAGTTGATTCATTCCGCGATATTGTGGGGTTGATGGCGTTGGTAATTCTGATTATTCTTGTGTTGCCTGCTCCGAAGTTTTTAACGACTGCCTTGGGAATGTAA